Genomic DNA from Triticum dicoccoides isolate Atlit2015 ecotype Zavitan chromosome 4B, WEW_v2.0, whole genome shotgun sequence:
GAAGCATATTTTCTTCCATTGTCACCTGGCTAAGCTCATCTGGAGCTGCGTGCGGGAGTGGTTAAGGGTCTCTTGGGCCCCTGCCTCCTTCGCCGAGTTGCGTTCTCTGGCCCATAGCCTTTCTGGTGTTTCGAGGCGGATCTTCTGGGTTGGCTTGGGAGCGCTTTGCTGGTCCCTCTGGACTACTAGGAACAAGTTTACTATTGAGCATGTGTTTCCGGCTAAGTCCTTCGCCGAGTTGCGTTCTCTGGCCCATAGCCTTTCTGGTGTTTCGAGGCGGATCTTCTGGGTTGGCTTGGGAGCGCTTTGCTGGTCCCTCTGGACTACTAGGAACAAGTTTACTATTGAGCATGTGTTTCCGGCTAAGCCTGCTGACTGCTTATTTCAATCATGTGCTCTCCTGCAGCAGTGAAAATCATTGACTAAGGACGTAGACCATGAGGCGCTATCGGGGCTGACTTCCAAAATTCGGACGACGGCGTCTCTATTATGCAGACAAGCGCATGATGATTAAGGGCTTTTGGTGGGCCGATTGCATTTATCGTAGTGGGATGATTTTCCTCCGGCCTGCGTGCCGTGTACTGGCGTGGGTGCCATGTACTTGACTGTTCGTTCTGTGTTCCGGCCTCCGTTGTGGCTTGGCGTGTCTGACTCTTTCCTTCGTTATTATTGCTACCTGCCTTATGGCTTTATCTATAAATTCGGGCgtatgccttttctctaaaaaaatgcGTGTAAACATGTATAAGTCTTGCGACCTAATTAATTATTTCTCCATCTATAACTATGCATATGTAAGTCTTTCGGAGTTGCAAGAGTTGTTTGTTTCTATGTATGGATGACTTGCATTCATGATTGACCTATAACTGTCAGACAGAAAAATGCTTGCATTGGCGATCAACCCGGCCGTCTCGTCTGATCACTAACTATTGATTTTGATCACATGTGTTGATCTGCATCTATAAAGTACTAGCACGAAGTAAACAAGATAGCCAGTTAGTTTCTACATCAACTATAGCATGTCTTCATAATCGGTCTATGTATGACAGTTGAATCATGAGAAGTTATAATCATCTTGACCAGACTATCGAATCGTTGATGAGTGCTGAAATATATCTCCATACCTCACTGAATAGAATATATACTTCTTTTGCACTGAATGCGTGTAAACATGTATAAGTCTTGCGACCTTATTAATTATTTATCCATCTATAACTATGTCCATGTTGGTCTTTCATAGATGAGAGAGTTGTTGGTTTCTATGTATGGATGACTTGCATGATTGACCTATAACTGTCAGACAGAAAAATGCTTGCATTGGCGATCAACCCGGCCGTCTCGTCTGGTCACTAGCTATTGATTTTGATCACATGTGTTGATCTGCATCTATAAAGTACTAGCACGAAGTAAACAAGACAGTCAGTTAGTTTCTACATCAACTATAGCATGTCTTCATAATCGATCTATGTATGACAGTCGAATCATGAGAAGTTATAATCATCTTGACCAGACTATCGAATCGTTGATGAGTGCTGAAATATATCTGCATACCTCACTGAATAGAATATATACTTCTTTTGCACTAAATGCGTGTAAACATGTATACACCTTGCGACCTCATTAATTATTTCTCCATCTATAACTATGTATATGTAAGTCTTTCGGAGTTGCAAGAGTTGTTTGTTTCTATGTATGGATGACTTGCATTCATGATTGACCTATAACCGTAACAGAAAAACACTACCACTAGTCATCAAACTTATTGTCTCATCTGATCATCATGACTTTTGGTTTATATGCTGGAATTGATTAAGGTTTGAGCTAAATTAAGAATCTCACATCACTAAAGCTTTAATCCACGCACCTCGCGTGTATAAATATACATCTATATCTTCTATNNNNNNNNNNNNNNNNNNNNNNNNNNNNNNNNNNNNNNNNNNNNNNNNNNNNNNNNNNNNNNNNNNNNNNNNNNNNNNNNNNNNNNNNNNNNNNNNNNNNNNNNNNNNNNNNNNNNNNNNNNNNNNNNNNNNNNNNNNNNNNNNNNNNNNNNNNNNNNNNNNNNNNNNNNNNNNNNNNNNNNNNNNNNNNNNNNNNNNNNNNNNNNNNNNNNNNNNNNNNNNNNNNNNNNNNNNNNNNNNNNNNNNNNNNNNNNNNNNNNNNNNNNNNNNNNNNNNNNNNNNNNNNNNNNNNNNNNNNNNNNNNNNNNNNNNNNNNNNNNNNNNNNNNNNNNNNNNNNNNNNNNNNNNNNNNNNNNNNNNNNNNNNNNNNNNNNNNNNNNNNNNNNNNNNNNNNNNNNNNNNNNAAAAAGAACTAAAGAGGTAGATCCACCTAATCTCAGCCGTCAAACGAGGtcaatccaatgacctagactaCTCCAATGACGAGCGCTCAACATATTTAGCGTTGCAATTAATATCATGCCAAATATAAaacgtcagtgttaatcacataattaTGATATCCTACCCAATATCCATGTGCAATTCATATACCACTGCATAATATCAACGTGCATGCACGTACACAATTACTAGTATGTATAAATCACACAATCCCATTAATTGACACCCTAGCACATTTCTAGTGCTACATTTAACATTCTATTCCCAGTAAAAATCAACAATGGCAACATTTTGGAACGTATGGCACCCAACCACCAACCAACACAAATCCTATTTAGAACAAAAGATCCCACCGCCATATTGATCCAAGTGGTGATAAAGCACACTCTTTGATTCACAAAGCAAAAGACATAGACAACTAGGCAAAAATGAAGTGTTTCAAAAGGTGATTGCACGATAACACTAGCTGACTAGCACTAATACACTAATAATCCTTGACAAAAGTTGAACTGTATACATTAATAAAACCAGTAAATAAATCCATAAAAATGGCACCATGGCTTGGCTTGGCTTTCACACATTCTTTTCCAAAAGAAAGATGAGATACATCTCATGGCGCCCACATTTAAAGACCGATCCCAAAACCATATCCGGCTTGCCTCTGGCCCCACCACAGCGCCACAGTGACCTCACTGCTTCTGGGTCCACAGTTATCCGGGCCCACGTGTCATTGAACGAGCGCAACAGGCTGACCAGTAACGGCAGAACCCTGCGTCTCTACAAAATGCTAACCCCACACGTCAAAGCCTACCCACGCCGGACGCTCCCCTGCCTCCCGAACCAATCTCCCGTCGAGTCAGACGCGCATGTAAGCGGCCGGAGAAGAATCCCAACCTCCCAAGCGACTCTGTCCCATCATCACCATCGCCGCCGTCAGCAGCTAGAGCCGTGGCGATGGCGGTGGCAGCGGGGAGGAGGCTGCTGCTGCAGTCGGAGGCGCCGCggcgccagcagcagcagcaggcggcGTCGCCGTCGCCGTGGAGCGCGGGGTACCTCAACACGTGGCTGTCCCAGCGCACGCCCGTCTTCGGCCTCCGCCTCTGGGTGCTCATGGGCATCGCCGTCGGCGCCGCCAtcgtgctcgtgctgctgctgctcttcctctgcctctcgcgccgccgccgcggccgccgcgcgGCCAATCTCTACCACCCCGCCGACGCCAAGCCcctcaagcagcagcagcagcacttgCAGCACCACCACGCGCCCACGCCGGCCAAGGACATCCAGGAGATCGTGCGCCGGCAGCAGCAGCCGGCGCCGACCCCGCTGCCGCAGCCCGCCGCGGTGCAGATGGCCAaggcggagccgccgccgccgccgccgccgcaggcgcAGGCGCAGACGCTGCAGCAGCAGAGGGCGCAGCTCCCGGCGATGCCCGCGGGATCCAAGCGCTCGACGGCGGCCAGCGGCCTGTCGGCCACCACGAGCGGCGGGAGCGAGCGGGACCTGGCCACGCCGAGGAGCGCCGGCAGCGGCGCGGCGGGGCCGGAGGTGTCGCACCTCGGGTGGGGCCACTGGTTCACgctccgggagctcgaggaggccaCCGACGGGCTCGCCGAGGAGAATGTGATCGGCGAGGGGGGCTACGGGATTGTTTACAGAGGCACGCTGCAAGATTCCACCATCATTGCCGTCAAGAATCTGCTCAATAATAGGTAACCTCGTGACCTCATGTCTCGAAAGCttccgcctcttcttcctcctttgaaCTGTTCGATTTGAATCGAACAGAAATCTCCTACGTTTCGATGCTCCGGTGAGCGCTTGAGGGTCGAATTTCTGTGTTTTGGTCCGTTCATCGAAACAAATCCATCGGCCGGAGTTATTTGATTTGGGGGAAACGAATATCTTGGTAGCAAACTGCATCGTGCGAGTTTGATGGATGGATACCCATCTACTGCCTTTCCCACTGAAGAAATACCAATCTTTTGCCATGATTTCGTTctagtttttttcatgaaattgtTGTGCTATGCTGATGAACTGTTGGATTGTGGGGCTCAATAAAAATTTAAAATTACTGTCATCATTCACTCTCTTTCTGTGTGCCCATCTGCATTCGATTCTTCTCGTTTCCCGTGGCTCATTTTAAATACTGCACACAATTCTATGGCTCGATTCGCTGTTCCATTTCTCACCCCATACTACTACTCTGATATCCATGTCTCTGATAAAAATATCCATTTCTCCCTCCCTGTTTTTCCACCAGGGGCCAGGCCGAGAAGGAGTTCAAGGTGGAGGTCGAAACGATCGGCCGTGTCAGGCACAAGAACCTCGTCAGGCTGCTCGGCTACTGCGTCGAGGGTGCCTACAGGTACAATGCATTGCAATGTCTTGCTCAATTTCTGAATCAATTTCCGAATTTCTCTTCTAATGTGGTTGGATTTGGACAGGATGCTTGTCTACGAGTATGTCGACAACGGCAACCTTGATCAGTGGCTTCATGGAGAGATTGGGGAGGAGAGCCCATTGACTTGGGATATGAGGATGAACATAATTATCGGAACTGCTAAAGGGTAATGCTTCTTCACTGTCATTTCACCTTACTAAGTGGGTTTGCCAAGTGCTATTTCTTGGACTATAATCTTCCTCATTCTATAGTTTAGCACCATCTGTATATACAGTGGTTACTGTGTGTGACTGAAGAAATAAACCAAATATAGGCCATGAGCATTTTAGTTCTTAGAAGACATGGGTGCTAGCTGGCATGTTTAGGCCTGTTCTGTTACGAGACATGCGTCTCGGTTAGGATGATGGAGCCGAGTTCTGGTGAGATTCTCTGTCCCAAGGAATTCAGATGCTTCACTCAGAAGTTGTTaggacctactccctccgtccggaaatacttgtcattgaaatggatgtatctagatgtattttagttgtagatacatccattttcattcattttgatgacaagtaattccggacggagggagtatttcttgaCATGCACATATTCCTCTTTAAGAGGTTAGAGAAAGAGACAACTGATTGCAACCTATGTTTCTCAGATATGTAAAAATCATGGTACTAGCGTTTCATTctgctccctccgtcccataatatacgaGTGTTTTTtacaatataagagcgttttttacactacactagtaTAAAAAACGCTAgtataaaaaacgctcttatattatgggacggagggagtacttctgaaAACAATTTGAATTTCATACCCATATTTAAATAGGAGAAAAAGGTCTTTAGTTTCTGAGACATGGCATGTGCTTATCTTGCATGCCTCCTTCCCTTTGCTTTCCTGCTGCCAGCTTTATTTTAAACAGAGCACCCGGTTGGAGATAGTTTGAGGTTCTCCCTCTAGCACCCTAATGTAGTACTCcctcgtccgaaaatacttgtcatcaaaatggacaaaaaaggatgtatctaaaactaatatacatctagatacatcttgttttattcattttgatgacaagtatttccggatggagggagtagtatttgtTAATATTTTGTTTAGCTTGCGTATGTTTATAGAATAGAACATTGTGGTTCTGTTTAGCGGTCAAAGCCTGAACTGAAGCATCATGTGCACTGGCAAGCACTCTAGCTGTTATATTCTTTGGCTGGAAGTAATATTGCCAGTGGTTTGCTTAAACAACCTCAACAGCTCTGTTGAAAGCTGGATGTGATAGGAAAATTGCTTGCCTCTGACACCCGATTTTGCTTGCCCAGGCTGGCCTATCTCCACGAAGGGCTGGAACCGAAGGTTGTCCACCGTGACGTCAAATCTAGCAATATTCTCATCGACAAGCAGTGGAATGCTAAAGTATCGGATTTTGGGCTTGCGAAACTGCTGTGCTCGGAGGAAAGCTACGTTACTACCCGTGTTATGGGAACTTTCGGGTTAGTGTCAATAGTCTTTTAGTGCTCAGTGATGCAGCAAAGGTTGTTTGTATCTTGTCATGACCGAACCTTTCGTTTTATGTTGCAGCTATGTGGCGCCTGAATACGCCAGCACCGGGATGTTAACTGAGAGGAGCGATGTGTATAGCTTTG
This window encodes:
- the LOC119291808 gene encoding probable serine/threonine-protein kinase At1g01540, which produces MAVAAGRRLLLQSEAPRRQQQQQAASPSPWSAGYLNTWLSQRTPVFGLRLWVLMGIAVGAAIVLVLLLLFLCLSRRRRGRRAANLYHPADAKPLKQQQQHLQHHHAPTPAKDIQEIVRRQQQPAPTPLPQPAAVQMAKAEPPPPPPPQAQAQTLQQQRAQLPAMPAGSKRSTAASGLSATTSGGSERDLATPRSAGSGAAGPEVSHLGWGHWFTLRELEEATDGLAEENVIGEGGYGIVYRGTLQDSTIIAVKNLLNNRGQAEKEFKVEVETIGRVRHKNLVRLLGYCVEGAYRMLVYEYVDNGNLDQWLHGEIGEESPLTWDMRMNIIIGTAKGLAYLHEGLEPKVVHRDVKSSNILIDKQWNAKVSDFGLAKLLCSEESYVTTRVMGTFGYVAPEYASTGMLTERSDVYSFGVLLMEIITGRSPVDYTRSAGEVNLIEWLKNMVAERKAEDVVDPKLPERPSSKALKRALLVALRCVDPDGHKRPKMGHVIHMLEMEDLNPRDDRKPRRDATTDRSSSMEDGSLSKRENQRYR